The Lycium ferocissimum isolate CSIRO_LF1 chromosome 1, AGI_CSIRO_Lferr_CH_V1, whole genome shotgun sequence genome includes a region encoding these proteins:
- the LOC132066940 gene encoding serine/threonine-protein phosphatase 7 long form homolog: MEVDRLVHDKALVTAMIKCWRPETHTFHLRTGEATITLQDVEVIYGLHIDGQALYRVEPPQLSYPQELTRLTGFVPHQRDMRGRSWLLRSSLHAHLRLVHLQHPIGEATPQVDVDRRARLYLLIIFGGIMFPNTSGADMSMRCTLFYRGSDHRDVTVRRPPSAAYMYEDLIEPLWARGLRSLHLALFFRYGCGLG, encoded by the exons ATGGAGGTTGATCGGCTTGTGCACGATAAGGCTCTAGTGACAGCTATGATTAAGTGCTGGCGACCGGAAACccatacatttcatctccgcactGGCGAGGCTACCATCACCCTGCAGGATGTCGAGGTGATTTATGGTCTACATATTGATGGACAGGCATTGTATAGAGTGGAGCCTCCGCAGCTGTCGTATCCCcaggagttgactaggctcactggTTTCGTGCCTCATCAGAGGGATATGCGTGGACGGAGTTGGTTGTTGCGGTCCTCTCTCCATGCTCATTTACGCCTCGTACATTTGCAGCATCCGATTGGCGAGGCGACGCCTCAGGTTGATGTTGACCGACGTGCTCGCTTATATCTTCTCATCATATTTGGGGGCATCATGTTCCCGAACACGTCGGGTGCGGATATGAGCATGAGGTGTACGCTTTTTTATCGAGGATCTGACCACCGGGATGTTACGGTTAGGCGCCCACCGTCTGCGGCTTACATGTACGAGGATTTGATCGAGCCTCTATGGGCGAGAGGCTTGAGGTCGCTGCATTTAGCCCTCTTCTTCAG atatgggtgtggactaggttga